The Esox lucius isolate fEsoLuc1 chromosome 20, fEsoLuc1.pri, whole genome shotgun sequence region TCAGCGGTACAGGCTTGTGGTTCAGCGGTGTGGGGAATTGTTTTTGGAACACATTAGGCCCCTTAATACCAATTAATTTccagtaccttgttgaatctGTGCCATGAAGAATTCAGTCTTCTGGAGGCATATCTTGTTTCTTAACGTCCTCATTAtcaaactgaaaatgtaagTGCCAAAGGTGGATcggttacattttcttttttttttcattagaaAGAGCTCACGGAGTGCCTTAGAAATAAAATGATCTAAAATAAAGCTGGAGACCATACATTGGGGCTTTCTATTTCAAAATCTACATACTGTAAGGTTTTAACCAGAAAGTAAGGTTTTGAGAGTGAAAATCTGAAACCTGGAAAAGCCAAACATGTAAAATGGAATTTagaaaaacatggcaaaaaaactGATTTTACCATACTGGCAGTGCACATCCAATGGGTTGTATGAACAACATTTAAACTctcatttgacatttttgttgtCATCTCAACTGTTGTTGTCAATGCTAATTCTGAATTTCAAAGAGAAAGTGATTAAATCTCAATGTTATGCTGTTTGATTTGACCCAAATTGAGAGAGTTGACTTGAGTCTTGAAGGTATTAACTCTAGACTTGGTCTCTTCTTTGATGCATGGGCTACTTAGGCCAGTGTTTTAAAGATTTAACTCTCAAATGAAATTCCTTGCATGGAACAACTAGCCACCTACATTGGGATGATATCggcatttacaaatgttttctttgtttggaCAGGATTCTCAGGAAAAGAACTCCAATCCTGTGAAGAGTGAAGAGGCCAAGTTGAAGGCAAAGTACCCCACCCTGGGGCAGAAGCCTGGAGGCTCTGACTTCCTTATGAAAAGGCTACAGAAAGGGGTAAGCCTTGGGAGAGctacaaaaaaatgtttttgcatgtttagTTTAGTGTTAGGCTGGAGGAAGCAAATTCCACATGATACGAAGGAATTGACAGAGACCATTGTTTTATACCTCAGTGATAGACATGATAGCCCTACTTTATTGACAGTTGTAGTAACTGGCAGAAAACATTCTTGAAATGTACATGTGTTGTGTGCCCTATCTACTCCAAAGAACTGAACTACTAAAATGATTTAATCAGACCAATCTCCTATAGCATTATGCGGCATTATGCGGCTATATATGTCTAGCAGACATGAGATTATGAATTAAAGGTAATACACAACTTTTTCCAcatcaattaaatatttaagttGTTGTTAATGGCTGATAAGCCTTGCTGGGAAGTCACTACCATAATGGGGCTCTTGTGTTGCATGTACAACTCTCTGTCGGTGTTCAGAGAAGTGCAGGTGATGGCTTTATGTTCATTATTCACAATGCATTACGGGATTTTGATATTTGGGGTAATTTCCTACTTACCTGGAGTTAGAAAACTTACGAAAACCATTTTTGATATCTTTGCATGCAGCTAGAAGGTTTGAAAAATGTTGTCCCTGATCTTCAAATGACATTAATTTGCTGTTACTCTGGCATAGGGACAGGCTGCTGTGCATACACGATAAGCAGCAAGCCTTTGTTGCCCAGAACATAATATGGAATTCATGAGTAGATGCATGAATATACAAAATCTAATTGCAAGAAAAGGTTAGAGTTGATCAGAAAGCATTTATAAATCAGTAGAAGTTAAAAATACATCATCTTTACACTTTTACTGTGTGCTGTTGCAAGAAGATCATGTTACTAACTCGATGGAAAGCGGTCAGTTCGGTCCAGCCGGTTGGGACGGTTTATTCCAACGTATTTTCGGCACATGGAAGAATGTGTCTATTGCATTTGGTATTTGTTAGTCATTCCGTGAATGTTTCCGTTGCCAGTGATTAGCAGGAGCCTCAATCGAGGACAGTAACATGTCCTGTTCTGTGCAGCACAGACACTCATCTGTTGCTATGGGTTGGCCATCCCTGAATCAGTACCACCGGTCTCCTCGCTAGGCTACGAATTGTTGACAGCTGGCAGTTGCGGTAGGCTAAAGACATGTTACCACTCATCTTTCTTCAACCTGCACATAGAACATAAAGTGTGTCCATCAGTTTCTATAACTCCCTGTTAAGTAGGAAATTAGCCAGAATTTCAGTAGTATCCCATTATATGGAAATTATATTGTATGTATACATACAAAAGTatgtgtatgtaaatatgtgTATACATTCTTACATACTTttagcaaacaaaatgtaaaattcagGGTGCCTGTATACTCATGTTGTGTATGTTGCTGTGAAATTTGAAGTTGAACTCCACCAAGACACCCTCAGTGTGGGCTCACGTCAATGGATGAAATTAATAGACAGAACTATTCCAAACAACTTGATTTGAATTCCTTCTCTTTTGCCCTAATCCAGCAAAAGTACTTTGACTCCGGCGACTACAACATGGCCAAGGCCAAGATGAAGAATAAACAGCTTCCTGTTGCTGGGCCCGACAAGAACCTCGTCACAGGGGACCACATTCCCACACCACAGGACCTGCCCCAGAGGAAGTCCTCCTTGGTTACTAGCAAACTAGCAGGCTAGCCTAGCCTCCACCAACAAAGCAGGCCCCCAGCTAACGTTCTCACCTGTCCTCCCTTATCATCTTCAGGCTCCACTTAGCATTAACATATTGGGGAGAGCTGTGAAAGTCAGTCTGTATTGCTTATGTGGGTAGGTTGGGGACGGGGAGGTTGGCTGGGACATGTATATTTTTTGACCTTCTCTCCACACGGCTCTGCCTTCTGCGCACTCTGCTCTACCGCTACCCTTATTTCTTGGTTTGGTGTTCAGAGATACATAGATGTGCATTGGGAAGCTGAGTTTAATGCACTTTGTATTATGTGCAGTATGTTTTGCAACCTGAGTGACACCCAAATATGCTGTGTATGATGAGGGAGTTAGGATCCATGACCGCtccacatttttcaatgttGTGTTCTCATcaaaccgggggggggggggggggggggtagatgtttgtgtattttgctTGCACAACAAATCTGTGAGGAAAGGGAACAATGGTGAATTATCTAAAGGAAAGTAGTGGTAATACGTTGGGAAGTGTGTTAACTGAGTTGGGATCTCCTTTCTCTCAttggtgtgttgtgttttgtcaaACACAAATCCACCTGACAGAAAGGAATAGGAAAttgttaatttcatgctcacgTCACTCACTCTTAACTCCCTGTTGCTCTTTCATTTCTAAATATGCTGCATGATTGTAACATGTACAGGGCCCTAAAATGACCTTTTGTTTTTTGATGGAGCATGTGGGCAACTAAGTTGAATATATAGGTTCACACAAGATGTAGGTGCACAGTCTAACGTATTCAAGCTTTTACAGCTATAGTCCTTAAAACAGGTGTGCCTAAATAAAAATGCCTGGTCGAATGGCTAATATTTAGGTGCATATGTGAGTAAAAAATGGGTGCACTGTCAAGCCTTGACAGACAAAATGTGCTAATCTGAAGGAGTTCGGTGACTGAAATAATAAGCAATTCAACTGAGCCCTAGAATATCCCTTGTCACTTTCCACACCTACGTTGCATCCTTCTCAATGTCCTGAAAACCAAC contains the following coding sequences:
- the ensab gene encoding endosulfine alpha b, whose amino-acid sequence is MSENLSDTQMEFEDEKQDSQEKNSNPVKSEEAKLKAKYPTLGQKPGGSDFLMKRLQKGQKYFDSGDYNMAKAKMKNKQLPVAGPDKNLVTGDHIPTPQDLPQRKSSLVTSKLAG